A region of Thermococcus argininiproducens DNA encodes the following proteins:
- a CDS encoding VIT1/CCC1 transporter family protein: protein MEEMLKEASNFYEDEYSDSVLYAFLSRGEKDPKLKEEFLRLSQIESSHAKFWYDFLVRRKIVPKKVKISKFKLFYVKFLRKLLGPGTMVSLLEMGENSAIQKYFKFLTKYKLNDEEKKIVSSIILDELEHERFFYESKKRFHVEHVRDFVLGMNDGLVELLGAVTGLSAVYLYNPKIVGISGLIVGVAGALSMGIGAFISVRSQRQVNESVRQRLEVLFKVSPERAKEELMTKLLESGMPKNIATEVAEKLSSNENAIINLLVQGGEENEIRSAIYTGLAYLTGVAFPVVPYFLASSSLIALPFSILLAGTALALVATAISILSGISIRKKIGEMVTTGLGAAFLSYLFGRLMESIFHISTL, encoded by the coding sequence ATGGAGGAAATGTTAAAAGAAGCAAGTAATTTTTATGAGGACGAATATAGCGACTCAGTACTATACGCTTTCCTCAGCAGAGGAGAGAAGGATCCAAAGTTAAAAGAAGAGTTTTTAAGATTATCCCAGATAGAGTCAAGCCATGCAAAGTTCTGGTATGATTTCCTAGTTAGAAGGAAGATTGTACCAAAAAAGGTCAAAATCAGCAAGTTTAAGCTTTTCTATGTAAAGTTTCTTAGAAAATTGCTAGGCCCAGGTACAATGGTTTCACTTCTCGAAATGGGTGAGAACTCTGCCATTCAAAAATACTTCAAATTTCTCACAAAATACAAACTCAATGATGAAGAAAAAAAGATAGTCTCAAGCATAATTCTAGATGAACTCGAGCATGAGCGCTTTTTCTATGAAAGCAAAAAACGTTTTCACGTTGAGCACGTAAGGGACTTTGTCCTCGGAATGAACGATGGACTTGTTGAGCTTTTAGGAGCAGTTACAGGACTTTCAGCAGTTTACCTCTATAATCCCAAGATAGTAGGAATAAGCGGCCTAATAGTAGGGGTTGCTGGAGCCCTTTCCATGGGAATAGGAGCTTTTATTTCAGTTCGCTCCCAGCGACAGGTAAACGAGAGCGTAAGACAGAGACTGGAAGTTCTTTTCAAAGTTTCCCCAGAAAGGGCTAAGGAGGAACTTATGACAAAGTTGCTCGAAAGTGGAATGCCAAAAAATATTGCAACAGAAGTCGCGGAAAAACTCTCTTCAAATGAAAATGCAATCATCAACCTTCTTGTGCAGGGAGGAGAAGAAAATGAAATCCGTTCTGCCATCTATACAGGTCTAGCATATCTAACCGGAGTTGCCTTCCCAGTGGTTCCCTATTTTCTCGCTTCATCCTCCCTTATTGCATTGCCATTCTCAATCCTATTAGCTGGTACAGCGTTAGCTCTTGTTGCAACTGCAATCTCAATCCTTTCAGGAATTTCAATAAGAAAAAAGATAGGAGAGATGGTAACAACTGGACTGGGAGCAGCGTTTTTGAGTTATCTCTTCGGAAGATTGATGGAGAGCATATTCCACATCTCAACTCTTTAA
- a CDS encoding ABC transporter ATP-binding protein, which yields MKAVKVKGLYFTYNGSDVLKGITLEVEEGEFVAILGPNGAGKSTLLKCIAGLLQCSGVEVLERSIQEYSRDELAKLLAYVPQRIIPGFMTVFDMVLLGRRPYMGLRPSRRDIEVVTSTLKKLDISHLALKHSNRLSGGELQKVSIARALAQEPKILLMDEPTNNLDLKSQLDVMEIAKNFVSSGGTSIIVMHDVNLALRFAERFIFMKNGEIVADGGKEILKPRLFEEVYGVKVVIHEVSGVPVVIPLHKHSLP from the coding sequence ATGAAAGCTGTGAAAGTTAAGGGACTTTATTTCACATACAATGGTTCTGATGTGTTAAAGGGGATAACTCTTGAGGTTGAGGAGGGAGAATTTGTTGCTATCCTTGGGCCGAATGGTGCTGGAAAAAGTACTCTATTAAAGTGCATTGCAGGGCTTCTTCAGTGTTCTGGAGTTGAAGTCTTGGAGAGGTCTATTCAAGAATATTCTAGAGATGAACTGGCAAAACTTCTTGCATACGTCCCACAGAGGATTATTCCTGGGTTTATGACAGTTTTTGACATGGTTCTTCTAGGTAGAAGGCCATATATGGGTCTTAGACCTTCTAGAAGAGATATAGAGGTGGTGACTAGTACCCTCAAAAAGCTCGACATCTCACATCTTGCTTTAAAACATAGCAATAGGTTGAGTGGTGGAGAACTCCAAAAAGTAAGTATAGCGAGGGCCTTGGCTCAAGAACCGAAAATCCTTCTAATGGATGAACCAACTAACAATCTTGACTTAAAAAGCCAATTAGATGTCATGGAAATAGCAAAAAATTTTGTGTCATCTGGTGGAACATCAATAATCGTTATGCATGATGTAAATCTAGCTCTTCGTTTTGCTGAGAGATTTATTTTCATGAAAAATGGAGAAATAGTAGCTGATGGAGGTAAAGAGATTCTCAAACCAAGACTCTTTGAAGAAGTTTATGGAGTAAAGGTGGTTATTCACGAAGTCTCTGGTGTCCCAGTGGTTATTCCACTTCATAAACATTCTCTGCCATAG
- a CDS encoding FecCD family ABC transporter permease codes for MNYEHYIARKVLVGIFLSFLLVFVSLYSIARGGYRLSLEEVFNALVGVGSESAHLVIWNIRLPRVIAGIIVGASLAIAGAVMQGFLRNPLATPFTMGVSHGAMFGASFAILLGAGYAESSGRIILDNPYTVVLFAFFGAISATIVILALAKLKGLSPEAIILAGVAMSSLFIALTTLVQYFANELQLAAMVYWSFGDLGRATWQEDMILLAVFIPVLTYFIIKRWDLNASAIGDDVAKSVGVDVERVRLISTFLAAMITAVSVAFVGVIGFVGLIAPHAIRLLVGGDYRFLIPLSALAGGLLLLVADTVARLVFSPMTLPVGVVTSFLGAPMFIYLLIRMEGRR; via the coding sequence ATGAACTATGAGCATTACATTGCTAGAAAAGTGTTGGTTGGTATTTTTCTTTCTTTTCTTCTTGTTTTTGTTAGTCTCTATTCCATAGCGCGTGGTGGTTATAGACTTTCCTTAGAAGAGGTTTTCAATGCGCTCGTTGGAGTAGGAAGTGAAAGTGCCCATCTTGTCATTTGGAATATTCGTCTTCCTAGGGTGATCGCAGGAATTATTGTGGGAGCATCTCTGGCCATAGCAGGAGCAGTTATGCAGGGCTTTCTTAGAAACCCTCTGGCGACCCCATTTACAATGGGGGTTTCTCATGGGGCTATGTTTGGCGCATCCTTTGCTATATTATTAGGGGCAGGTTATGCAGAAAGTTCAGGCAGGATAATCCTAGACAATCCTTATACAGTTGTTCTCTTTGCTTTCTTTGGAGCAATAAGTGCTACAATAGTTATCCTAGCTCTTGCTAAGCTAAAAGGTCTGAGTCCTGAGGCAATAATTCTAGCCGGGGTTGCTATGAGTTCCCTTTTTATTGCCCTAACAACACTTGTCCAGTATTTTGCTAATGAGTTGCAACTTGCTGCCATGGTTTATTGGAGCTTTGGAGATCTTGGTAGAGCAACATGGCAGGAAGATATGATACTTTTAGCTGTCTTTATTCCCGTGCTCACGTACTTCATTATAAAACGCTGGGATTTAAATGCCTCTGCTATAGGAGATGATGTGGCTAAATCAGTTGGTGTTGATGTTGAGAGAGTTAGATTGATCTCTACCTTCCTTGCGGCCATGATTACGGCAGTGAGTGTAGCTTTTGTGGGAGTTATAGGATTTGTGGGGTTGATAGCCCCACATGCTATTAGACTCTTAGTCGGAGGGGATTATCGCTTTTTAATTCCATTATCGGCTCTAGCAGGAGGTCTTCTTCTCCTTGTGGCTGATACTGTTGCAAGGTTAGTCTTTTCACCAATGACCCTACCTGTTGGTGTTGTAACGTCTTTTCTTGGTGCCCCCATGTTCATTTACCTTCTTATAAGGATGGAGGGACGGCGATGA
- a CDS encoding iron ABC transporter substrate-binding protein, with product MKKIPLLLGMLLILLISGCINSSQSSITSSTSTSTQYITVTDLLGRNVEVPSEVTKVVATGPGALRLVVYLNATDKVVGVEEFEKRYSYGRPYIMAHPELKNLPIIGPGGPGKLPDLEALINLKPDVIFITYVDSKTADEIQEKTGIPVIVLSYGQLTTFEDEELFRSIELAGKILGNEKRAEDVLNFIRSIQEDLIKRTENTKSPSVYIGGIGYKGAHGIESTEAKYPPFVVLHANNVAEELGEGHKFIDKEKLLEWNPEYLFLDEGGLSLVLDDYNKNPEFYNSLTAVKEGNIYGILPYNFYTTNIGTALADTYFIGKILYPERFRDVDPVERADEIYTFLVGKPVYKEMATQFGGFGRIELANGTVEYSLPTSP from the coding sequence ATGAAGAAGATTCCACTTTTGCTCGGTATGTTGTTGATTCTTTTAATCAGTGGATGTATAAATAGCTCACAAAGCTCAATAACTAGCAGCACTTCTACAAGTACTCAATACATCACTGTCACTGATTTGCTGGGAAGAAACGTTGAGGTTCCATCAGAGGTCACTAAAGTTGTTGCGACAGGACCTGGTGCTTTAAGACTAGTGGTTTACCTAAATGCCACTGATAAGGTGGTAGGTGTCGAAGAGTTTGAGAAGCGTTATTCTTATGGTAGGCCCTACATAATGGCTCATCCGGAACTTAAAAATCTCCCTATTATAGGACCCGGGGGACCAGGGAAGCTTCCTGATCTCGAGGCATTGATTAATCTCAAACCAGATGTTATATTCATAACCTATGTTGATAGCAAAACAGCCGATGAAATACAGGAGAAGACCGGTATCCCAGTAATTGTCCTTAGTTATGGCCAATTGACCACATTTGAAGATGAAGAGCTATTTAGATCTATTGAATTAGCAGGTAAGATCCTTGGAAATGAGAAGCGTGCTGAAGACGTTCTGAACTTCATTAGGTCTATACAGGAAGACCTCATAAAGCGTACTGAGAACACTAAAAGTCCCAGTGTCTACATTGGGGGTATAGGTTATAAGGGAGCACATGGGATAGAGAGCACCGAAGCCAAATACCCGCCTTTTGTCGTATTACATGCCAATAATGTGGCCGAGGAGCTTGGCGAAGGTCATAAGTTTATAGACAAAGAAAAGCTCCTTGAGTGGAACCCAGAATATCTATTTCTTGATGAAGGCGGGTTAAGCCTCGTGCTTGATGACTACAACAAGAATCCAGAGTTCTATAACTCATTAACTGCTGTAAAAGAGGGTAACATCTATGGTATACTACCATACAACTTTTACACAACCAATATTGGGACTGCTCTAGCAGACACGTATTTCATTGGGAAAATACTATACCCGGAGCGTTTTAGGGATGTGGATCCAGTAGAAAGGGCTGATGAAATATATACATTCCTAGTTGGAAAGCCAGTTTACAAAGAAATGGCCACTCAATTTGGCGGATTTGGTAGAATTGAATTGGCAAATGGGACTGTTGAATATTCCTTACCCACTTCACCGTGA
- a CDS encoding FmdE family protein gives MALGDTVFMINQLIKEGKVEEILEYARQFHGHVCPYLALGIRASLIAMEELGVRRVDHSESVDESILAIVEINSCFTDGVQVTTGCTLGNNSLIYWDLGKTALTLVKRSTWEGVRVYADAEKLRKHYPSGAVELFTKVVRERKGTPEERKRLWELWEEAARAMLKLPKDEFKIEKVRVPPVEQAPIFESVRCAKCNELVMSTRAVSFDSEQVCLRCAGERYYAVIGRGIVEVNSFRR, from the coding sequence ATGGCTCTTGGTGATACCGTGTTCATGATCAATCAACTTATTAAGGAAGGAAAAGTTGAAGAAATCCTTGAATACGCTAGGCAATTTCATGGACATGTCTGTCCGTATCTTGCTCTTGGCATTAGGGCTTCATTAATAGCTATGGAAGAGCTTGGCGTTAGAAGAGTTGATCATTCTGAAAGTGTTGATGAAAGCATCTTGGCAATAGTTGAGATTAATAGTTGCTTCACAGATGGTGTTCAAGTGACAACAGGCTGTACATTGGGAAACAATTCTCTTATATATTGGGACCTCGGAAAAACTGCTCTCACGCTTGTCAAACGCTCAACCTGGGAAGGAGTTAGAGTTTATGCTGATGCAGAAAAATTGAGAAAGCACTATCCCTCGGGCGCTGTGGAACTCTTCACTAAAGTTGTCAGAGAAAGGAAAGGAACACCTGAGGAAAGAAAACGCCTTTGGGAACTTTGGGAAGAGGCGGCAAGGGCCATGTTAAAACTCCCAAAAGATGAATTTAAGATTGAAAAAGTTAGGGTTCCGCCAGTTGAACAAGCTCCAATATTTGAAAGTGTTCGCTGTGCTAAGTGCAATGAGCTTGTAATGTCTACAAGGGCAGTATCTTTCGATAGTGAGCAAGTTTGTTTGAGATGCGCGGGAGAAAGATATTATGCCGTAATTGGGAGGGGGATAGTGGAGGTTAATAGTTTTAGGAGGTGA
- a CDS encoding NifB/NifX family molybdenum-iron cluster-binding protein has protein sequence MRIAIPAEDDKGLESNVSRHFGRAKYFVFVDLENGKIKNTEVVEVPFDKHGPGDLPNFIKENDSKVILAYGMGRRAIEYFNNLGIEVITGAHGKIKDIVEAFIHQVLEIDPYWKKKIEEDKKREGHHEHSCHT, from the coding sequence ATGAGAATAGCAATACCTGCTGAGGATGACAAAGGCCTAGAAAGCAACGTAAGTAGGCATTTTGGAAGAGCTAAATACTTTGTTTTTGTTGATCTTGAAAATGGTAAAATTAAAAATACTGAAGTTGTGGAAGTGCCTTTTGATAAACATGGACCTGGAGACTTGCCAAATTTCATCAAGGAGAACGACAGCAAAGTAATTTTAGCTTATGGAATGGGAAGGAGAGCAATAGAATATTTCAACAACCTCGGTATTGAAGTTATTACTGGAGCTCATGGCAAAATCAAAGATATAGTTGAGGCATTTATTCACCAAGTTCTTGAAATTGATCCCTACTGGAAAAAGAAGATTGAAGAAGACAAAAAGAGAGAAGGACACCACGAACACAGTTGTCATACCTAA
- a CDS encoding thioredoxin family protein has translation MIKEFDGDFEVIKRAKYTLLWFSSPGCPPCKMIEPFMHELSEKYKEVEFWEVDIEKYPRVAQTFEILNVPTLVYLKKGGEVDRQNLVRRKEEVEERLKKLLKV, from the coding sequence ATGATTAAAGAATTTGATGGAGATTTTGAAGTGATCAAGAGGGCTAAATATACCCTCCTTTGGTTTTCTTCTCCCGGCTGCCCTCCATGCAAGATGATTGAACCATTTATGCATGAACTTAGTGAGAAGTACAAGGAAGTAGAATTTTGGGAAGTTGATATAGAGAAATATCCTAGGGTGGCCCAGACTTTTGAGATATTGAATGTTCCAACGTTAGTTTATCTAAAGAAAGGTGGAGAAGTTGACAGGCAAAACTTAGTGAGGAGAAAAGAGGAAGTGGAAGAAAGACTAAAAAAGCTACTCAAAGTTTAA
- a CDS encoding heavy metal translocating P-type ATPase codes for MDVNIKITGMSCASCAKTIEVALRELEGIKDVKVNLATESAYVKFDESMVNITQIIRAIESVGYGVVREKRDAVIKIGGMTCASCVKTIEVALKELPGVLDVKVNLATEKATVSYDPTLVDMEDIQKTIEEFGYQFLGVEGEESVDIEKEARDRHLKDMKKKLIVAWTFGGIITLMTYRWLLGFDFEIPYMLWIQFALATPVIAYSGKEMFLKAVRSLRHKTLNMDVMYSMGVGSAYIASVLATLGILPREYNFYEASVLLLAFLLLGRYLEHVAKGRTSEAIKKLMGLQAKKATVIRDGKEIEIPVSQVKVGDIVIVKPGEKIPVDGIVLEGESYVDESMITGEPIPNLKKKDDEVIGGTINRNSVLKIEAKRVGGDTVLAQIIKLVEEAQNTRPPIQRIADRIVTYFIPVVLTIGLISFAYWGFIAKQPLIFAFTTLISVLVIACPCAFGLATPTALTVGMGKGAEMGILIKNGEVLEIARKATVVLFDKTGTLTKGKPEVTDIVTFGIDEKELLELVASAEKRSEHPLGEAIVRKAQELGLELEEPEQFEAITGKGVKAKVHGREVLAGNRKLFRENGYSIERIEKTLHKLEDEAKTAIIIAIDDEIVGIIGIADTIKEHAKEAIEELHKMGKKVGMITGDNKRTANAIAKQLNIDYILAEVLPQDKANEVKKLQEKGEVVIFVGDGINDAPALAQADIGIAVSSGTDIAMESGEIVLMKNDIRDVVKAIKLSQKTLSKIKQNFFWAMIYNLVLIPIAAGLGYILLGIQFQPEWAAGAMSLSSVSVVSNSLLLKRTRI; via the coding sequence ATGGACGTGAATATTAAAATTACCGGAATGAGTTGTGCTTCCTGTGCTAAAACTATAGAGGTAGCGCTTAGAGAATTAGAGGGTATAAAGGATGTTAAAGTAAACTTAGCGACAGAAAGTGCGTATGTTAAATTCGACGAATCTATGGTTAATATAACTCAAATCATTAGAGCAATAGAGAGTGTTGGCTATGGTGTCGTAAGAGAAAAGAGAGATGCAGTAATTAAAATCGGCGGCATGACCTGCGCCTCATGTGTAAAAACGATAGAAGTTGCTCTAAAGGAGTTGCCAGGAGTACTGGATGTTAAAGTAAACCTTGCCACTGAGAAGGCAACTGTCAGTTATGATCCAACATTAGTGGATATGGAAGATATTCAAAAGACCATAGAAGAGTTTGGTTATCAATTCTTGGGTGTTGAAGGGGAAGAGAGTGTGGATATTGAAAAAGAAGCAAGAGATAGACATCTAAAAGATATGAAGAAAAAGCTTATTGTCGCTTGGACATTCGGCGGAATTATAACTCTAATGACTTATAGATGGCTTTTGGGCTTTGACTTTGAGATTCCTTACATGCTTTGGATACAGTTTGCCTTAGCAACGCCAGTCATAGCATACTCAGGAAAAGAAATGTTCCTAAAAGCAGTTAGGTCTTTAAGACATAAGACGCTCAACATGGATGTGATGTACTCAATGGGTGTAGGCTCAGCGTACATTGCTAGTGTGCTTGCAACACTTGGTATTTTGCCCAGAGAATACAACTTCTATGAAGCTAGTGTGCTCTTATTAGCATTCTTGCTTTTGGGTAGGTATTTGGAACACGTAGCAAAAGGCAGAACTAGCGAGGCAATTAAGAAGCTCATGGGTCTGCAGGCCAAGAAAGCAACTGTAATCAGGGATGGAAAGGAAATTGAGATACCTGTAAGTCAAGTTAAAGTTGGAGACATTGTGATTGTTAAACCTGGGGAGAAAATACCGGTCGATGGTATAGTCCTTGAAGGGGAAAGCTATGTTGATGAATCTATGATTACAGGAGAACCGATTCCAAATTTGAAGAAGAAAGATGATGAAGTTATTGGTGGAACTATAAACAGAAACTCTGTCTTAAAGATTGAGGCAAAAAGAGTTGGAGGAGACACGGTTTTAGCTCAAATAATTAAACTCGTTGAGGAAGCTCAGAACACTAGACCACCAATACAAAGGATAGCTGATAGGATAGTGACTTACTTTATTCCTGTAGTATTGACAATAGGCTTAATTTCCTTTGCATATTGGGGATTCATAGCAAAGCAACCTCTTATCTTTGCATTCACTACGCTGATCAGCGTCTTAGTGATAGCATGCCCATGTGCCTTTGGACTGGCAACTCCAACGGCCCTAACAGTTGGAATGGGCAAAGGGGCTGAGATGGGAATTTTAATTAAGAACGGTGAGGTCTTGGAGATAGCGAGAAAGGCCACAGTAGTGCTCTTTGACAAGACAGGAACCCTAACTAAAGGAAAGCCAGAGGTTACGGATATAGTGACTTTTGGCATAGACGAGAAGGAGCTTTTAGAATTGGTGGCATCTGCCGAAAAGCGCTCAGAGCATCCCTTGGGAGAAGCAATCGTTAGAAAAGCCCAAGAGCTTGGCTTGGAGTTGGAAGAGCCTGAACAGTTTGAGGCAATTACTGGAAAAGGTGTTAAGGCTAAGGTGCATGGAAGAGAAGTCTTAGCTGGAAACAGAAAGCTCTTCAGAGAGAACGGATACTCAATAGAGCGCATTGAAAAGACGCTCCACAAGCTCGAAGATGAAGCGAAAACTGCCATAATAATAGCTATAGACGATGAGATAGTCGGCATCATTGGAATTGCAGACACAATAAAGGAGCATGCAAAGGAAGCTATTGAGGAACTGCACAAAATGGGCAAGAAAGTAGGCATGATTACTGGGGACAATAAGAGGACTGCAAATGCAATAGCAAAGCAACTCAACATAGACTACATCCTTGCCGAGGTCCTTCCGCAAGACAAAGCCAACGAGGTCAAGAAGCTCCAAGAAAAGGGAGAAGTGGTCATTTTTGTTGGAGATGGTATTAATGATGCCCCAGCACTTGCTCAAGCAGACATAGGCATAGCAGTAAGCTCAGGAACCGATATAGCAATGGAAAGTGGTGAGATAGTCCTTATGAAAAATGACATAAGGGATGTTGTCAAGGCAATAAAGCTTAGTCAAAAGACCCTTTCAAAGATCAAGCAGAATTTCTTCTGGGCAATGATATACAACTTAGTCCTAATCCCAATAGCTGCAGGACTGGGTTATATCTTACTTGGAATCCAGTTCCAGCCAGAGTGGGCTGCAGGTGCAATGTCATTAAGTAGTGTGAGCGTTGTGAGTAACTCCCTCTTATTAAAGAGGACTAGGATTTGA
- a CDS encoding TRASH domain-containing protein → MVKLDEIDLKLIYLLRDNSRLSISELAEILGVSRPTVRARIEKLEKEGIIRGYTIKISPELERAENIVIMIIKTETPEKLEEFDEIIEINKFTSKKYIIKIAVENMEQLRQVVEKAGFEVIEIMPVLEMRERERPIKIRVPFKCDYCGKDIVEEPIVYKYRNKVYFFCCETCFREFKKARENLEKVRLSKEQKIKNTHSNQNHTHG, encoded by the coding sequence ATGGTAAAGCTTGATGAAATTGACTTAAAACTCATATATCTACTGAGAGACAACTCAAGGCTTAGCATCTCTGAATTAGCAGAGATTTTAGGAGTAAGTAGGCCCACTGTAAGAGCAAGAATAGAAAAATTAGAAAAAGAGGGAATAATCAGAGGGTATACAATAAAAATTTCTCCAGAACTTGAGAGAGCGGAGAATATAGTAATAATGATCATCAAAACCGAAACTCCTGAAAAACTTGAAGAATTTGATGAGATTATCGAGATTAATAAGTTTACAAGCAAAAAGTATATTATAAAGATTGCAGTAGAAAACATGGAGCAGCTTAGGCAAGTTGTTGAGAAGGCCGGGTTTGAAGTAATTGAGATAATGCCAGTACTAGAGATGAGAGAACGAGAGAGACCAATAAAGATAAGAGTCCCATTTAAATGTGATTATTGTGGAAAGGACATTGTCGAGGAACCTATAGTATATAAGTATCGCAATAAAGTGTACTTCTTCTGCTGCGAAACTTGTTTTAGAGAGTTTAAAAAAGCAAGAGAGAATTTAGAGAAGGTTAGACTATCCAAGGAACAAAAGATAAAGAATACTCACAGTAACCAAAATCACACCCATGGCTAG
- a CDS encoding cytochrome C biogenesis protein, which translates to MKNRAILILFGILGVGKGALAESVNEFTSLTTFSVIALGILNAFRPSVFLMIVFLLSMIALLDENKILKVGLSFTAGAFLGYTIIASALMNLHGKFLFLRYFVVAFGIIVGIYKILSSLGYVKISPNNPLREKSNRILEKATSPSSAFLVGGLMSFFSLSCILPSYLLVTSLLSDGFSLGVRAALLAIFVGISVFPLVLVTLGFHYGNKYTKLGVAVDKLSKMSGRGDLAMGVILVTVSILYLLFLG; encoded by the coding sequence ATGAAAAATAGGGCTATTTTAATATTGTTTGGTATATTGGGTGTGGGAAAAGGTGCTCTAGCAGAAAGTGTTAATGAGTTTACTAGCCTAACAACCTTTTCAGTAATAGCACTTGGGATTCTAAATGCATTTAGGCCTTCTGTTTTCTTGATGATAGTATTTCTCTTATCAATGATAGCTCTACTGGATGAAAATAAAATACTTAAAGTGGGCCTTTCCTTTACTGCAGGCGCTTTTCTAGGTTATACCATAATAGCCTCTGCTTTGATGAATCTTCACGGAAAATTCCTGTTTTTAAGGTATTTTGTAGTAGCTTTTGGGATTATAGTAGGAATTTATAAAATACTTTCTTCACTTGGCTATGTGAAAATCTCTCCTAACAATCCTTTGAGAGAAAAAAGTAATAGGATACTAGAAAAAGCGACTTCACCGTCTAGCGCTTTTTTAGTAGGAGGTCTCATGTCTTTCTTCTCGCTTTCATGTATTCTTCCTTCATACCTCTTAGTGACTTCTCTCCTTTCGGATGGATTTTCATTAGGTGTTAGAGCAGCTCTTTTGGCTATATTTGTTGGGATATCAGTCTTTCCTCTGGTCTTGGTCACCCTAGGGTTCCATTACGGCAATAAGTATACAAAACTTGGAGTAGCAGTCGACAAACTCTCAAAGATGAGCGGAAGAGGGGATCTAGCCATGGGTGTGATTTTGGTTACTGTGAGTATTCTTTATCTTTTGTTCCTTGGATAG